A single genomic interval of Labrus mixtus chromosome 6, fLabMix1.1, whole genome shotgun sequence harbors:
- the LOC132975420 gene encoding receptor-type tyrosine-protein phosphatase epsilon-like, which yields MVLFLVGISIAVNNSSHDNQTAEHPTHQGAHVLPSTLIISLLLIIVVLLTVYCLRFKNHRKALVTSVDKKLPNGFLEEQGEQTVVLLPRSPSPSKRYFPIPLDSLEEEYRIRSADDGKLFREEFNSLPCYYHHGSFEEASREHNREKNRYPNILPYDHTRVVLNHLDGHLCSDYINASYIDGFKEKGKFIAAQGPKLETVADFWRMVWEQKIATIVMLTNLKERKEDKCFQYWPEKGCWMYGNVRVAMEDFTVLVDYTVRKFCVQYQGSDGPRAPRLVTQLHFTGWPDFGVPFSPIGMLKFLKKVKAVNPSYAGPIVVHCSAGVGRTGTFIVIDSMIDMMHMEQRLDVFGFVSRIREQRCQLIQTDMQYSFIYQALLEYYLYGDTELDVCSLEGHLQRLHNTRAPHDRLGLEEEFRKLTNVRIMKENMRTGNLPANMKKNRVLQIIPYDFNRVILSVKRGQEFTDYINASFIDGYRQKDYFIATQGPLSHSVEDFWRMVWEWRCHSIVMLTELKEREQEKCFQYWPSEGSVTFGDYSVELTGNSQCETFTLKDMVLTYRPEKKSQHVRHFHFHGWPEIGIPVEGRGMIDIIAAVQRQQQQSGNRPIIVHCSAGAGRTGTFIALSNILERVKAEGLLDVFQTVKSLRMQRPHMVQTVEQYDFCYRVVQDFVDIFSDYANFK from the exons AGCACCCCACCCATCAGGGTGCGCACGTGTTGCCCTCGACATTGATCATATCCCTGCTGCTTATCATCGTTGTCCTGTTGACCGTCTACTGTctgag GTTCAAAAACCACAGGAAAGCTCTGGTTACCTCGGTCGATAAAAAGCTTCCAAATGGCTTCTTGGAGGAACAAG GAGAGCAGACAGTGGTCCTCCTCCCTAGATCTCCCTCGCCATCCAAGAGGTACTTCCCCATCCCTCTGGACTCTCTGGAGGAGGAGTACCGGATACGCTCGGCAGACGATGGCAAGCTCTTCAGAGAGGAGTTCAAT TCGCTGCCCTGTTACTACCACCACGGGTCCTTTGAGGAGGCGAGCAGAGagcacaacagagagaaaaacagatacCCAAACATTTTACCAT ATGATCATACGAGAGTGGTGTTAAATCATCTTGATGGACACCTGTGTTCAGACTACATCAATGCATCTTACATAGAT GGTTTTAAAGAGAAGGGTAAATTCATTGCAGCTCAAG GCCCAAAGCTTGAGACAGTGGCCGACTTCTGGCGGATGGTCTGGGAACAGAAAATAGCGACTATAGTAATGCTGACGAATCtaaaagaaaggaaggag GACAAATGTTTTCAGTACTGGCCGgagaaaggctgctggatgtaCGGGAATGTCAGGGTGGCCATGGAGGATTTCACTGTTCTGGTGGACTACACCGTTAGAAAATTTTGCGTTCAATAT CAGGGCAGCGATGGTCCCCGGGCTCCCCGTCTGGTCACCCAGCTCCACTTCACCGGCTGGCCAGACTTCGGGGTGCCGTTCTCACCCATCGGCATGCTGAAATTCCTCAAGAAGGTCAAGGCTGTCAATCCATCCTACGCTGGACCCATTGTTGTGCACTgcag tgCCGGGGTTGGGAGGACTGGGACGTTCATTGTCATTGACAGCATGATCGACATGATGCACATGGAACAGAGGTTGGATGTCTTCGGCTTTGTGAGCAGAATACGAGAGCAGCGTTGTCAACTCATCCAGACAGAT ATGCAGTACTCCTTCATCTACCAGGCTCTGTTGGAGTACTATCTGTATGGAGACACGGAGCTAGATGTGTGCTCTCTGGAGGGCCATCTGCAGAGGCTTCACAACACCAGGGCTCCCCACGACAGGCTGGGCCTGGAGGAGGAGTTCAGG AAGCTGACCAACGTGCGCATAATGAAGGAGAACATGAGAACCGGCAACCTTCCTGCCAACATGAAGAAGAACCGTGTGCTTCAGATCATTCCAT ATGATTTCAACCGAGTAATACTCTCAGTGAAAAGAGGACAGGAGTTCACCGACTACATCAATGCCTCCTTTATTGAT GGCTACAGGCAGAAGGACTATTTTATCGCAACCCAGGGCCCCCTGTCTCACTCAGTGGAGGACTTCTGGAGGATGGTGTGGGAGTGGAGGTGTCATTCAATCGTTATGCTCACCGAGCTCAAAGAGAGGGAGCAG GAGAAGTGTTTCCAGTATTGGCCATCAGAGGGCAGTGTTACCTTTGGAGACTATAGTGTGGAGTTGACTGGAAATTCACAGTGTGAAACCTTCACTCTGAAAGACATGGTGCTCACCTACAGACCA GAAAAGAAGTCTCAACACGTCCGACACTTCCACTTCCACGGATGGCCTGAGATCGGAATCCCAGTCGAGGGAAGAGGGATGATTGACATTATTGCCGCTgtgcagaggcagcagcagcaatctGGAAACCGTCCCATAATTGTTCACTGCAG TGCTGGTGCAGGTCGGACCGGCACCTTTATCGCCCTCAGTAACATTCTGGAGAGGGTGAAAGCTGAAGGCCTCCTGGACGTTTTTCAGACAGTCAAGAGTTTACGCATGCAGAGACCACACATGGTTCAGACTGTG GAGCAATACGACTTCTGCTACAGAGTGGTACAGGATTTTGTCGACATCTTCTCAGACTACGCCAATTTTAAATAA
- the gnrh3 gene encoding gonadotropin-releasing hormone 3, with protein MEASSRVMMQVLLLALVVQVTLSQHWSYGWLPGGKRSVGELEATIRMMGTGGVVSLPEEASAQTQERLRPYNVLNEDSSHFERKKRFMDY; from the exons ATggaagcgagcagcagagtgatgatgcaggtgttgttgttggCGTTGGTGGTTCAGGTCACCCTGTCCCAGCACTGGTCCTATGGGTGGCTACCAGGGGGGAAGAGGAGTGTGGGAGAGCTGGAGGCGACCATCAGG atGATGGGCACTGGAGGAGTGGTGTCTCTTCCCGAAGAGGCGAGTGCCCAAACCCAGGAGAGACTTAGACCATACAATGTA CTAAATGAGGATTCCAGTCATTTTGAACGAAAGAAAAGGTTCATGGATTACTGA